One Chlorobaculum limnaeum genomic window carries:
- the tcmP gene encoding three-Cys-motif partner protein TcmP, which yields MGLNNPYVLEHMEALFGKGRAEQISASVLNKRPVQREQIIVEELCQSLKRYGSRYVLPFGFKNENGKRTSHHLIFVSKHFRGYEIMKEIMAKESSNNNQGVPSLEYNPADFLPQQSLLAQLYRPFEDLSEEILGAFQGKSLTLEDIYHTHSVDKPYIRKNYKDVMSSLFEDGLIDAVSPNGKPPRKGTFSDKTIATIPNKNDK from the coding sequence ATGGGGTTGAACAATCCATATGTATTAGAGCATATGGAGGCTTTGTTTGGAAAGGGACGTGCTGAACAAATAAGTGCATCTGTATTGAATAAACGTCCAGTTCAAAGGGAGCAAATTATCGTTGAAGAACTGTGTCAGTCGCTAAAAAGATATGGATCAAGATATGTGTTGCCTTTTGGATTTAAAAATGAAAATGGTAAGAGGACAAGCCATCATTTAATATTTGTTAGCAAACATTTTCGCGGGTATGAAATTATGAAGGAGATTATGGCAAAAGAAAGTTCTAATAATAACCAAGGTGTTCCTTCTTTAGAATACAATCCAGCAGATTTTTTGCCGCAGCAGTCATTGCTTGCGCAACTATATCGGCCATTTGAAGATTTGAGTGAAGAGATTCTTGGCGCATTTCAAGGGAAGAGTTTAACATTGGAAGATATTTATCATACACATAGTGTGGATAAACCTTATATTAGAAAGAATTATAAGGATGTTATGAGCAGTCTTTTTGAAGATGGGTTGATTGATGCTGTGTCCCCGAATGGAAAACCTCCACGTAAGGGAACGTTTAGTGATAAAACAATAGCAACTATTCCGAATAAAAATGACAAATAG
- a CDS encoding sulfite exporter TauE/SafE family protein encodes MQLLILFITGLAAGLLSGMFGVGGGVIIVPALVFFFGMTQQTASATSLVALLLPVGILGVYEYYQSGKISTDNIWFGLVIALGLFAGAFFGARLAIELSSDLLRRMFAVFLVLVAIRLWN; translated from the coding sequence ATGCAACTGCTCATTCTGTTCATCACGGGACTCGCCGCCGGACTCCTCTCCGGCATGTTCGGCGTCGGTGGCGGAGTGATCATCGTTCCGGCGCTCGTGTTCTTTTTCGGCATGACCCAGCAAACCGCCAGCGCGACCTCGCTCGTCGCCCTCTTGCTTCCGGTAGGGATTCTGGGGGTTTACGAATATTACCAGTCCGGCAAAATCTCGACCGACAATATCTGGTTTGGACTGGTCATCGCGCTCGGCCTTTTCGCCGGTGCTTTTTTTGGAGCACGGCTGGCCATTGAACTCTCAAGCGATCTTTTGAGACGGATGTTCGCAGTTTTTCTTGTATTAGTAGCTATACGCCTTTGGAATTAA
- a CDS encoding DUF4145 domain-containing protein, whose protein sequence is MEKENIIAFCPKCNVQCMLKSVASHTITTPDNPLQAQEDPTGTPYHVHVYELAVCDRCDTLFLVDSCYYDIPDAGISAFQGQEVLYPAEKRIILDENISASMRKIYSQAISSYNCGLYEPCVIMCRKTLEAICVEFGIKKGDLKSRLVLLEKNGIIDQKLLSWSDELRMIGNDAAHDMCVLIEKSDAQDAIDFLDAILLYVFLLDKKFQDFKNRRISKNA, encoded by the coding sequence ATGGAAAAAGAAAATATTATCGCATTTTGTCCGAAATGTAATGTTCAGTGTATGCTGAAGAGTGTCGCATCGCACACGATAACGACCCCTGATAATCCACTTCAGGCTCAAGAAGACCCGACTGGTACGCCATATCATGTACATGTGTATGAACTTGCGGTATGTGATAGATGTGATACTTTGTTTTTAGTCGATTCTTGCTATTACGACATTCCTGATGCTGGCATAAGTGCTTTTCAAGGACAAGAGGTATTGTATCCGGCAGAAAAAAGAATCATTTTAGATGAGAATATCTCGGCAAGTATGAGGAAGATATATTCTCAAGCCATTAGTTCATATAATTGTGGTTTGTATGAGCCATGTGTGATTATGTGCAGAAAAACTCTTGAGGCAATTTGTGTTGAGTTTGGTATAAAAAAGGGTGATTTGAAAAGTCGACTTGTGCTTTTAGAGAAAAATGGGATAATAGATCAGAAGCTTTTATCGTGGTCTGATGAGTTGCGTATGATAGGTAATGATGCTGCTCATGATATGTGTGTTTTAATAGAAAAGTCGGATGCTCAGGATGCTATTGATTTTTTGGATGCTATTTTACTTTATGTTTTTTTGCTTGATAAAAAGTTTCAGGATTTTAAAAATCGAAGAATCTCTAAGAATGCTTGA
- the ftsH gene encoding ATP-dependent zinc metalloprotease FtsH, which yields MQSNKSSDKTPKNRPGNRFMPPDKGSDPDDRFPGKEEREGGFPKFILFLMLAMLGLFVFQRFFSQELSPEISYNEYRSIVTGGSLAEVTVKTSQDNSALLTGKLKAADSLRLTNGSTISSDRFMVRLPGFDRPQADSLSARGIQLKIVQSSDDFSSFLLLLLPWVLFGFVYFFIFRRMSMQNGASKNIFSFGKSRAKLVSEFDVKVTFEDVAGVDEAVEELKETVEFLMNPEKFQKIGGKIPKGVLLLGPPGTGKTLLAKAIAGEAKVPFFSISGADFVEMFVGVGAARVRDLFDTAKKNAPCIVFVDEIDAVGRSRGAGLGGGHDEREQTLNQLLVEMDGFTTKDNVILIAATNRPDVLDTALLRPGRFDRQVVIDKPDIRGREAILKIHTRNTPLSGEIDIAGIARSTPGFSGADLANLVNEAALLAARKEQTVITARNFEDARDKVLMGPERRSMFISPDQKKLTAYHEAGHVIVSKFTSGSDPIHKVTIIPRGRSLGQTAYLPLEDRYTQNREYLIAMITYALGGRAAEELIFDEVSTGAANDIEKATEIARKMVKNWGMSDKLGPINYGDGHKEVFLGKDYSHVREYSEDTALQIDVEVRRIITECMDNARKILTAHGRILHEMAALLIEKESLDSAEIDAIVNSKGTIEGSPA from the coding sequence ATGCAGTCAAATAAAAGCAGCGACAAGACTCCGAAAAACCGGCCCGGCAACCGCTTCATGCCGCCAGACAAAGGTTCGGATCCAGATGACCGTTTTCCCGGTAAAGAGGAACGCGAGGGTGGATTTCCAAAGTTCATCCTTTTCCTGATGCTGGCGATGCTTGGCCTGTTTGTATTCCAGCGCTTTTTCTCCCAGGAACTCTCCCCGGAAATCTCCTATAACGAATACCGTTCGATCGTCACTGGCGGTTCGCTCGCTGAAGTCACCGTCAAAACCAGCCAGGACAACTCTGCCCTCCTGACCGGCAAGCTCAAGGCCGCCGACAGTCTCCGGCTGACCAACGGCAGCACCATCAGCTCCGACCGCTTCATGGTCAGGCTTCCGGGTTTCGACCGGCCCCAGGCCGACAGCCTCTCGGCGCGCGGCATCCAGCTCAAGATCGTGCAAAGCAGCGACGATTTTTCCAGTTTCCTGCTCCTCCTGCTGCCGTGGGTTCTCTTTGGCTTCGTCTATTTTTTCATCTTCAGACGTATGTCGATGCAGAACGGCGCGTCGAAAAACATCTTCAGCTTCGGCAAAAGCCGCGCCAAGCTCGTCAGCGAGTTTGACGTCAAGGTGACATTCGAAGACGTTGCCGGAGTTGACGAAGCTGTCGAAGAGCTCAAGGAGACCGTGGAGTTCCTCATGAACCCCGAGAAGTTCCAGAAGATCGGCGGCAAGATACCCAAGGGCGTGCTCCTGCTCGGCCCTCCCGGCACAGGAAAAACGCTGCTTGCCAAGGCGATTGCGGGCGAGGCGAAGGTGCCCTTCTTTTCCATCTCCGGCGCGGATTTCGTCGAGATGTTCGTCGGCGTCGGCGCGGCTCGCGTGCGTGACCTGTTCGACACCGCCAAGAAAAACGCGCCGTGCATCGTTTTCGTCGATGAGATCGACGCCGTGGGCCGGAGCCGTGGCGCGGGTCTCGGCGGCGGGCACGACGAGCGCGAGCAGACGCTGAACCAGCTCCTCGTGGAGATGGACGGTTTCACCACCAAGGACAACGTGATTCTCATCGCCGCCACCAACCGCCCCGACGTGCTCGATACCGCGCTGTTGCGCCCCGGCAGATTCGACCGTCAGGTGGTCATCGACAAGCCCGACATTCGCGGGCGCGAGGCGATCCTGAAGATTCATACCCGCAACACGCCACTTTCGGGCGAAATTGATATTGCCGGCATCGCCCGCAGCACACCGGGCTTTTCGGGTGCCGACCTGGCCAATCTGGTCAACGAGGCGGCGCTCCTCGCGGCAAGAAAGGAGCAGACGGTAATTACCGCCCGGAATTTTGAAGATGCCCGTGACAAGGTGCTCATGGGACCGGAGCGCAGGAGCATGTTCATCTCGCCCGACCAGAAAAAGCTCACCGCCTATCACGAGGCGGGGCATGTGATCGTTTCGAAGTTCACCAGCGGCTCCGACCCGATCCACAAGGTCACGATCATTCCGCGAGGCCGAAGCCTCGGCCAGACCGCCTACCTGCCGCTCGAAGACCGCTACACACAGAATCGCGAGTACCTGATCGCCATGATCACCTACGCCCTCGGTGGGCGCGCGGCGGAAGAGTTGATCTTCGACGAGGTGAGTACTGGCGCGGCCAACGATATAGAGAAGGCGACCGAGATCGCCCGCAAGATGGTCAAAAACTGGGGCATGAGCGACAAGCTCGGCCCGATCAATTACGGCGACGGGCACAAGGAGGTGTTCCTCGGCAAGGACTATTCGCATGTGAGGGAGTACAGCGAGGATACCGCCCTGCAGATTGATGTCGAGGTGCGCAGAATCATCACCGAGTGCATGGACAACGCACGAAAGATTCTCACGGCGCATGGCCGGATACTGCACGAAATGGCTGCGCTGCTGATTGAAAAGGAGTCGCTCGATTCGGCTGAAATCGACGCTATCGTCAATTCGAAGGGGACCATTGAAGGCTCTCCGGCATGA
- a CDS encoding hydroxyneurosporene dehydrogenase — protein sequence MNITTDPLQEAWHRLDAPGSYEWWYFDAEDEAQGISVVFIWFAGFAFSPYYLSHYEEWKARRRADPPSPVDYAGFSFQLYENGKESINFIKEGPRELFASEDGGIGVRFEGNRFVYDPLQDEYRLSIDFTFPARDRSVHASFSFRPQHRFDYSLDTAANDGVDFRHQWVLSVPKAEVLGVLDLKSLSSGKRKVLQFRGRGYHDHNLGTVPMYESIDRWYWGRTFSQRYDLIYYVVFLRGRASRPQAVMLVRDHESGEQSVSAAVSVSEKRFTRGLFAPVHAQSLRLEAPGVSVEVRHGESLDAGPFYLRYGSRFSMTIGEERLEKVRGISEFLNPKPLHSKVMQFFTASRVLRDGKSSVMYTLYNFFKQQFDFRRF from the coding sequence ATGAACATCACGACTGATCCGCTTCAGGAGGCCTGGCACCGGCTCGATGCTCCCGGTTCCTACGAGTGGTGGTACTTCGATGCCGAGGATGAGGCGCAGGGAATCTCCGTCGTCTTTATCTGGTTCGCCGGTTTCGCCTTTTCGCCCTACTACCTCAGCCACTACGAAGAGTGGAAAGCCCGGCGCCGGGCCGATCCGCCCAGTCCTGTCGATTACGCCGGGTTCAGCTTTCAGCTCTACGAAAACGGCAAGGAAAGCATCAATTTCATCAAGGAGGGCCCGCGTGAGCTGTTCGCCTCCGAAGATGGCGGAATCGGCGTACGCTTCGAGGGGAACCGTTTCGTTTACGATCCCCTGCAAGACGAGTACCGTCTCTCCATCGACTTCACGTTTCCGGCGCGAGACCGTTCGGTGCACGCCTCGTTCTCCTTCCGCCCGCAGCACCGCTTCGACTACAGCCTCGACACCGCCGCGAATGACGGCGTCGATTTCCGGCACCAGTGGGTGCTGAGCGTGCCGAAAGCCGAGGTGCTCGGCGTGCTCGACCTCAAATCGCTCTCGTCAGGCAAACGCAAGGTTCTGCAATTCCGCGGACGGGGCTATCATGACCACAACCTCGGTACCGTGCCGATGTACGAATCGATCGACCGGTGGTACTGGGGACGGACGTTTTCGCAGCGCTACGACCTGATCTACTACGTGGTGTTCCTGCGTGGCCGCGCCTCCAGGCCGCAGGCGGTCATGCTGGTTCGCGATCACGAAAGCGGCGAGCAGTCGGTGTCCGCTGCCGTGAGCGTGAGCGAAAAGCGTTTCACCAGAGGGCTGTTCGCGCCGGTTCACGCTCAGTCGCTCCGCCTCGAAGCGCCCGGCGTCAGCGTGGAGGTGCGGCATGGCGAGTCGCTCGACGCCGGGCCCTTTTATCTTCGTTACGGCTCGCGTTTTTCCATGACGATAGGGGAGGAGCGTCTGGAGAAGGTCAGGGGCATTTCGGAATTTCTGAATCCGAAGCCTCTGCATTCAAAGGTGATGCAATTTTTTACGGCGAGCCGTGTTCTGAGGGATGGTAAAAGTTCGGTGATGTACACCCTTTACAATTTTTTCAAGCAACAATTTGATTTTCGGCGCTTCTAA
- the gltX gene encoding glutamate--tRNA ligase: protein MAGQRVRTRFAPSPTGYLHVGGLRTALYNYLFAKRMNGDFVIRIEDTDQSRKVEDAEKNLISTFEWAGIIADESPMHGGNYGPYVQSQRLSIYRDYCTRLLEDKNAYYCFSTSEELEENRQLQLKQGLQPKYNRKWLPEEMGGNMPESEIKKKLDEGVPYVVRMKVPDYVSVWFEDMIRGPIEFDSATIDDQVLMKSDGFPTYHFASVIDDHLMEFTHIIRGEEWLPSMPKHLLLYEFFGWEPPKFAHLPLLLNPDRSKLSKRQGDVAVEDYMRKGYSNEAIVNFVALLGWNEGEGSEQEVFSMEELISKFSLERVGKAGAVFNVEKLSWLEKQYIKTRPVEMIVGNIKPVLQARLAEFSPEMPVERISSDDYLGKVVELMRERVNFEHEFVTFSSYFFFEPESYEEEAVAKRWTPNVPPLLQEFVEVLEANDDFTAENIEAQLKAFVAPKGLKPAVLIHPLRIAASGVSFGPSLYHMLEVLGKEAVLRRIRRAIERIEVPVA from the coding sequence ATGGCCGGTCAAAGGGTTAGAACGCGATTTGCCCCATCTCCTACGGGATATCTTCACGTCGGCGGTCTTCGCACCGCACTGTACAATTATCTGTTCGCCAAGAGAATGAACGGGGATTTCGTCATCCGGATCGAGGATACCGACCAGAGCCGCAAGGTCGAGGATGCCGAAAAGAATCTTATCAGCACGTTCGAATGGGCGGGCATCATCGCCGATGAAAGTCCGATGCATGGCGGCAACTATGGCCCGTACGTGCAGTCACAGCGCCTTTCGATCTACCGCGACTACTGCACCCGCCTGCTCGAAGACAAAAACGCTTACTACTGCTTCTCGACCTCCGAAGAGCTTGAAGAGAATCGCCAGCTTCAGCTCAAGCAGGGGCTTCAGCCCAAATACAACCGCAAGTGGCTACCCGAGGAAATGGGTGGCAACATGCCGGAGTCGGAGATCAAAAAGAAGCTCGACGAGGGCGTACCCTACGTGGTGAGGATGAAGGTGCCGGACTATGTGTCGGTCTGGTTCGAGGATATGATTCGCGGCCCGATCGAATTCGACTCGGCGACCATCGATGACCAGGTGCTGATGAAGTCCGATGGCTTCCCGACCTACCACTTCGCCAGCGTCATCGACGACCATCTGATGGAGTTTACCCACATCATCCGTGGCGAGGAGTGGCTGCCGTCGATGCCGAAGCACCTGTTGCTCTACGAATTCTTCGGCTGGGAGCCGCCGAAGTTCGCGCACCTGCCGCTTCTGCTCAACCCCGACCGCTCCAAGCTCAGCAAGCGCCAGGGCGACGTGGCCGTCGAGGATTACATGCGCAAGGGTTACAGCAACGAGGCGATTGTCAACTTCGTCGCGCTGCTCGGCTGGAACGAGGGTGAAGGCAGCGAGCAGGAGGTGTTCAGCATGGAGGAGCTGATCTCGAAATTCTCGCTCGAACGGGTGGGCAAGGCTGGCGCCGTCTTCAACGTCGAAAAGCTCTCATGGCTGGAAAAGCAGTACATCAAGACCCGTCCGGTCGAAATGATCGTGGGCAACATCAAGCCGGTGCTCCAGGCCAGGCTGGCTGAATTCTCGCCGGAGATGCCGGTCGAGCGCATCAGCTCCGACGACTATCTCGGCAAGGTGGTCGAACTGATGCGTGAGCGCGTCAACTTCGAGCACGAGTTCGTGACCTTCAGCAGCTACTTCTTCTTCGAGCCGGAGAGCTACGAGGAGGAGGCGGTCGCCAAGCGCTGGACGCCGAACGTGCCGCCGCTGCTTCAGGAGTTTGTCGAAGTGCTCGAAGCGAACGACGACTTCACCGCCGAGAACATCGAGGCGCAGCTCAAGGCGTTCGTGGCTCCGAAAGGCTTGAAGCCCGCCGTCTTGATTCATCCGCTCAGGATCGCCGCCTCCGGCGTGAGTTTCGGCCCGAGCCTCTACCACATGCTCGAAGTGCTTGGCAAGGAAGCGGTGCTCCGCCGCATCCGCCGCGCCATCGAGCGGATCGAGGTGCCCGTGGCCTGA
- a CDS encoding DUF5131 family protein, whose product MTNSKIEWTESTWNPVTGCTKVSEGCRHCYAESFARRLQGMGVEKYRDGFRLTCHPDALQEPFRWKKPRVVFVNSMSDLFHKDIPLDYIQKVFSVMRQNPHHVFQVLTKRADVLRYYDSEGWLTWPHNVWMGVTVENADNVGRIELLRQTGAKVKFLSCEPLLSALPDLNLTGIDWVIVGGESGRGARQMKEEWVLDIREKCLAANVPFFFKQWGGVNKKAAGRLLEGKVYDGSPMELVGGERLL is encoded by the coding sequence ATGACAAATAGTAAAATAGAGTGGACGGAATCAACTTGGAATCCGGTGACAGGGTGTACGAAGGTTTCGGAAGGGTGTCGGCATTGTTATGCTGAGTCGTTCGCGCGGCGGTTGCAGGGGATGGGGGTTGAGAAGTACCGTGATGGGTTTCGCTTGACCTGTCATCCTGATGCCTTGCAGGAGCCTTTCAGGTGGAAAAAACCTCGCGTCGTGTTTGTGAACTCGATGAGCGATTTGTTCCATAAAGACATTCCACTCGATTACATCCAGAAAGTTTTCAGCGTGATGAGGCAGAACCCGCATCATGTGTTTCAGGTGCTCACCAAACGCGCGGATGTTCTCAGGTATTACGATAGTGAAGGGTGGCTGACCTGGCCGCATAACGTGTGGATGGGCGTGACGGTTGAAAATGCCGACAATGTTGGACGGATAGAGCTACTGCGTCAAACGGGAGCAAAGGTGAAATTCCTTTCCTGCGAGCCGCTGCTCAGCGCGTTGCCTGATTTGAATCTCACCGGAATCGATTGGGTCATCGTCGGCGGCGAAAGTGGCAGGGGAGCGCGGCAGATGAAGGAGGAGTGGGTTCTCGATATTCGGGAGAAATGTCTTGCTGCCAACGTGCCATTTTTCTTCAAGCAATGGGGCGGGGTTAATAAGAAAGCTGCGGGCAGGTTACTGGAAGGGAAGGTGTATGACGGGAGTCCGATGGAGTTGGTTGGTGGAGAGCGATTGCTGTGA
- a CDS encoding sodium:proton antiporter — protein MKYSFGLLKHGALLAAMLLLSVSLPAVAFCSTGGGEHSFLPPVWLALPFVLLLVMIATGPLLYPKFWEHNYQKVALLLGGGVSLYYAFAVAGGLGQLEHTLEEYISFIALIASLFVVAGGILIKIERRGTPMLNGFLLLFGAVLSNMVGTTGASMLLIRPYLRVNEGRLKPFHIVFFIFIVSNIGGALTPIGDPPLFLGFLRGVPFFWVVQHLWLPWLVTVVLLVAIFLVLDAKNGKSANEGSYSGRITLTGRRNFIYLIPLIGSIFLDPAVIPGFPSLQEMFHVPFGIREVIMLTIAVVAYKTANQNALKGNEFNFEPIKEVAFLFVGIFATMIPALQLIGAYAQSHAAEFTVTRFYWFTGILSGVLDNAPTYLNFLAGAMGKFGLDAGSPTDMARFAHGIASPVAGDVESYLYLMAISVAAVFFGAMTYIGNAPNFMVKNIAEQTEADVPSFVEYIYRYSIPVLLPVFGIIWFVMFNW, from the coding sequence ATGAAGTATTCTTTTGGCTTGTTGAAACATGGCGCGCTCCTTGCCGCCATGCTGCTGCTTTCCGTCAGCCTTCCAGCGGTGGCGTTTTGCTCGACCGGAGGGGGAGAGCACTCTTTCCTTCCTCCGGTATGGCTGGCTCTTCCGTTTGTGCTGCTGCTTGTGATGATCGCCACCGGCCCGCTCTTGTATCCGAAATTCTGGGAGCATAACTATCAGAAGGTCGCTCTTCTGCTTGGCGGCGGTGTTTCGCTTTATTATGCGTTTGCCGTGGCGGGCGGGTTGGGTCAGCTCGAACATACGCTCGAAGAGTACATCTCCTTCATCGCCCTGATTGCCTCGCTTTTTGTCGTGGCGGGTGGCATTCTCATCAAGATCGAACGTCGCGGCACGCCGATGCTCAATGGGTTCCTGCTGCTGTTCGGCGCGGTGCTGTCGAATATGGTCGGAACGACCGGGGCTTCGATGCTGCTGATCAGGCCCTATCTCAGGGTCAACGAAGGTCGCCTGAAGCCGTTCCATATCGTCTTTTTCATCTTCATCGTCAGCAACATTGGCGGTGCCTTGACGCCTATCGGCGATCCGCCGCTCTTTTTGGGTTTCCTGCGTGGAGTGCCGTTTTTCTGGGTAGTTCAACACCTTTGGCTACCCTGGCTGGTGACGGTCGTTCTTCTGGTCGCCATCTTTCTCGTGCTCGATGCGAAGAACGGGAAGAGCGCGAACGAAGGGAGCTATTCGGGCCGAATTACGCTGACCGGGCGCAGAAATTTCATCTATCTGATTCCGTTGATCGGGTCGATCTTTCTCGATCCCGCCGTGATTCCCGGATTTCCGAGTCTTCAGGAGATGTTTCATGTGCCGTTCGGCATCAGGGAGGTCATCATGCTGACGATCGCGGTCGTGGCGTACAAGACAGCCAACCAGAATGCGCTCAAGGGCAACGAGTTCAACTTCGAGCCGATCAAGGAGGTCGCATTTCTTTTCGTGGGCATCTTCGCCACCATGATTCCCGCGCTCCAGCTTATCGGCGCTTATGCGCAATCCCACGCAGCCGAGTTCACCGTCACGAGGTTTTACTGGTTCACCGGAATCCTGTCCGGCGTGCTCGACAATGCGCCGACCTATCTGAATTTCCTCGCAGGCGCGATGGGCAAGTTCGGCCTCGATGCCGGAAGTCCCACGGACATGGCAAGGTTCGCGCACGGCATCGCTTCGCCGGTCGCGGGGGATGTCGAATCCTATCTGTACCTGATGGCCATTTCTGTGGCGGCGGTCTTTTTTGGCGCGATGACCTACATCGGCAATGCTCCGAATTTCATGGTCAAGAATATCGCCGAGCAGACGGAAGCGGACGTACCCTCTTTCGTGGAATATATTTACCGCTATTCGATTCCGGTCTTGCTGCCGGTATTCGGAATCATCTGGTTTGTCATGTTCAACTGGTAG
- a CDS encoding ubiquinol-cytochrome c reductase iron-sulfur subunit codes for MAQTGNFKSPARMSSLGQGASPASAGAVTGGKPREEGLKGVDFERRGFLHKVVGGVGAVVAVSTLYPVVKYIIPPARKIKIVDELTVGKASEVPDGKGKIYQFNEDKVIVVNKGGTLTAVSAVCTHLGCLVNWVDADNEYFCPCHGAKYKITGEIISGPQPLPLKQYKARIEGDSIIISKA; via the coding sequence ATGGCGCAAACTGGTAATTTCAAAAGCCCTGCAAGAATGAGTTCGCTGGGTCAGGGAGCATCTCCCGCTTCAGCCGGTGCGGTTACCGGCGGAAAACCTCGCGAGGAAGGACTCAAGGGAGTCGATTTCGAACGCAGAGGCTTTCTGCACAAGGTTGTTGGCGGAGTGGGCGCAGTCGTGGCTGTCAGCACGCTGTATCCTGTCGTGAAGTACATCATTCCTCCGGCCAGGAAGATCAAGATCGTCGATGAACTTACCGTTGGAAAGGCCTCGGAAGTTCCGGATGGCAAGGGAAAGATTTATCAGTTCAATGAGGACAAGGTCATCGTGGTCAACAAGGGCGGCACACTGACGGCTGTCAGCGCCGTTTGCACGCACCTTGGCTGCCTGGTTAACTGGGTTGATGCCGATAACGAGTATTTCTGCCCCTGCCACGGTGCGAAGTACAAGATCACCGGCGAGATCATCTCCGGCCCGCAGCCTCTGCCGCTGAAGCAGTACAAGGCAAGGATCGAAGGTGACAGCATTATCATTTCAAAAGCTTAA
- a CDS encoding HU family DNA-binding protein, whose product MGQTTTKADLVNVIAQRTGLTKNETEAVVDSLFESIIDSLKAGKRIEIRGFGSFNIRYKNLRQARNPRTGEKVTVEPKNVPTFKISKEFKHAVSESLKSDE is encoded by the coding sequence ATGGGACAGACTACCACCAAAGCCGACCTGGTGAACGTTATCGCCCAGCGCACAGGTCTGACCAAAAACGAAACGGAAGCAGTCGTTGACTCCCTTTTCGAGAGCATCATCGACTCGCTGAAAGCCGGAAAACGGATTGAGATTCGCGGGTTCGGATCGTTCAACATCCGCTACAAGAATCTCCGGCAGGCCAGAAACCCGAGAACTGGCGAGAAGGTGACCGTCGAGCCGAAAAACGTGCCGACTTTCAAAATCTCCAAAGAGTTCAAGCACGCTGTCAGCGAAAGCCTGAAATCAGACGAGTAA